The proteins below are encoded in one region of Cucurbita pepo subsp. pepo cultivar mu-cu-16 chromosome LG10, ASM280686v2, whole genome shotgun sequence:
- the LOC111803408 gene encoding probable leucine-rich repeat receptor-like protein kinase At1g35710 yields MPNFTSLWFLLFSSYLFSNFLFDSTFTYSNASTLFPLQQEGDALFQAGWWVNQNISLRCKWKGITCDASGSIIMIQVRRSLPNGSTLHNLNFSSLPNLKGLYLINSSLQGGIPPEISQLSKLTSLFLGSNDLSGEVPSELGNLTNLLELDLRNNMFTGTIPSTIGRLIHLKTLDLSHNQIGGFIPSQIGNMKSLTGLYLGNNLIIGSIPSTFGNLSNLSNLVMKHNKLIGPLPTTFWSLTQLIWLSLSYNYFNDSVSQKIQNFKGLEILELHENTFSGPILFSVVHLTNLSILNLSSNRFNGTIPVQIDHLEKLNILNVSYNMFSGPIPTTLVGLLYSTHSPSYVLNNGITLEIDFSHNFIDGELPRFSLDNHLRPTSINFSYNNLVGKISDSFLFFRNVNLSYNKFEGEVCDQILHRFDVSAVLGNQKLCGSIPPLHPCDSQNHGIFKMLMILLPSVFFFVLCFSCFTLASISVPCF; encoded by the coding sequence ATGCCTAACTTCACTTCCCTTTGGTTTCTCCTCTTTTCCTCCTATCTTTTCTCCAACTTCTTGTTTGATTCAACTTTTACATATTCAAATGCATCGACACTGTTCCCGCTTCAACAAGAAGGTGATGCTCTATTCCAAGCTGGTTGGTGGGTCAATCAAAATATCTCACTTCGTTGTAAATGGAAAGGCATAACTTGTGATGCTTCGGGAAGTATTATAATGATTCAGGTACGAAGGTCATTGCCCAACGGGTCTACTCTACACAACTTGAATTTCTCATCTTTACCTAACTTGAAGGGTCTTTATCTCATTAATTCTAGTCTCCAAGGGGGAATTCCTCCCGAAATATCTCAACTCTCCAAACTCACCTCTTTGTTTTTAGGTTCAAATGATCTTTCCGGTGAAGTTCCTTCAGAATTAGGAAACTTGACAAATTTATTAGAACTTGATCTTAGAAACAATATGTTCACAGGTACGATCCCTTCAACCATAGGTCGTTTGATCCATTTAAAGACTCTAGATCTTTCCCACAACCAAATAGGTGGATTTATTCCATCTCAAATAGGGAACATGAAGAGCTTGACAGGCCTGTATTTAGGCAATAACTTGATCATTGGTTCAATTCCATCCACGTTTGGAAATTTAAGTAATCTATCTAATCTTGTGATGAAACATAATAAGCTTATTGGCCCACTCCCTACCACCTTTTGGTCTTTAACTCAGTTGATTTGGTTAAGTCTTTCCTACAACTACTTTAATGATTCAGTCtctcaaaaaattcaaaattttaaaggctTGGAAATTCTTGAACTACACGAAAATACGTTCTCGGGCCCAATCCTTTTCTCTGTCGTCCATCTTACTAATTTATCCATCCTAAATCTATCGTCAAATAGATTCAATGGAACCATCCCGGTGCAAATCGATCATTTAgagaaattgaatattttgaatgtTAGTTACAACATGTTTAGTGGTCCAATTCCTACGACTCTCGTGGGACTACTTTATAGTACTCATTCTCCCTCCTATGTCTTAAATAATGGAATTACATTGGAGATTGACTTCAGTCATAACTTCATCGATGGTGAACTTCCCCGTTTCTCACTTGACAATCATTTAAGGCCTACAAGCATCAACTTTAGCTACAATAACCTCGTAGGCAAAATTTCAgattccttccttttctttagaAATGTCAATTTATCGTATAACAAGTTTGAAGGCGAAGTTTGTGATCAAATTCTACATCGTTTTGATGTAAGTGCTGTTTTGGGTAATCAAAAGCTTTGTGGCAGTATTCCCCCGCTTCACCCTTGTGATTCACAAAATCATGGAATTTTCAAAATGCTGATGATTCTGCTTCCCtcagttttctttttcgttctctgtttttcttgctTCACTCTTGCCTCCATAAGCGTTCCATGTTTCTGA
- the LOC111803438 gene encoding 60S ribosomal protein L35a-1-like: protein MVKGSQGERIRLYVRGTVLGYKRSKSNQYPRTSLIQIEGVNTKEEVAWYAGKRLAYIYKAKVKQNGTHYRCIWGKVSRPHGNSGIVRAKFKSNLPPKSMGDKIRVFMYPSNI, encoded by the exons ATGGTGAAGGGAAGTCAGGGAGAAAGAATCAG ACTCTACGTCAGAGGAACGGTCCTTGGGTACAAAAG GTCCAAGTCAAACCAGTATCCAAGAACATCACTGATTCAGATTGAAGGTGTGAATACCAAGGAAGAGGTTGCATGGTATGCTGGAAAACGGTTGGCATATATTTACAAGGCCAAAGTGAAGCAAAATGGAACTCACTATCGGTGCATTTGGGGCAAGGTATCCAGACCTCATGGTAACAGTGGCATTGTTCGAGCTAAGTTTAAGTCAAACTTGCCCCCAAAATCCATG GGTGATAAAATTAGGGTATTTATGTACCCCAGCAACATATGA